One Triticum dicoccoides isolate Atlit2015 ecotype Zavitan chromosome 5B, WEW_v2.0, whole genome shotgun sequence genomic window carries:
- the LOC119307575 gene encoding B3 domain-containing protein Os03g0620400-like, whose product MHQVALFFIYSSRAKLSIEVRYATAHLPREEQWVRLQLPGKNHTWKVKLYIGDKDKGKCYALQTGWKKFVDDNKLQDDDMCLFELLKNKELTMNVHIIRRD is encoded by the exons atgcaccaggttgccctttttttcatCTATAGCAGCCGTGCCAAGCTG TCCATAGAAGTGCGATATGCTACCGCTCATCTTCCACGCGAGGAGCAGTGGGTGAGGCTTCAACTGCCTGGGAAGAACCACACTTGGAAAGTCAAGCTCTATATCGGCGACAAGGACAAGGGCAAATGTTATGCACTACAAACAGGCTGGAAGAAGTTTGTAGATGATAACAAACTGCAGGATGACGACATGTGCCTGTTTGAGCTACTCAAGAACAAGGAGCTCACCATGAACGTCCACATCATTCGCAGAGATTGA
- the LOC119307574 gene encoding B3 domain-containing protein LOC_Os12g40080-like: MKDHDWCFVKVMSLSNFKDEMAIPDEFTTNFRGHISDKVKLEVADGNIYNVQVAKEQDKFILRSGWVDFTGAYELQQYDSLFFIYSGDSHFKVRILKPSGCEKASSCVTMSCGPNVQERVICHALSLPSIKRCRNDNWTDNSKTAKVTPTDSPSQKSSSEMNTQDVTSSKYIPEPRSSGGLPGSTESRHILEKGCILTSAQKARVDTFVKESWTGIQFYVTVMNEKSLSDGCLVICKDFAAKHLPHQDQTIKLCYPQNSKTWDASLKVITDGACTRSCILAAGWLDFVRDNNLREGDICAFEVSKDHDRVIITVHLLKNVVVAGHTKSTSQQQKKWTHTGYVVTKYTKLTCKQKRKIEERIQAIRPETRIFVSIIYSSRKAAAL; the protein is encoded by the exons ATGAAAGATCATGATTGGTGTTTTGTCAAGGTTATGAGTCTGAGTAATTTCAAGGATGAAATG GCCATACCAGATGAGTTCACCACTAATTTCAGAGGTCACATTTCTGATAAAGTCAAACTAGAAGTAGCAGATGGCAACATTTATAATGTTCAGGTTGCCAAGGAACAGGATAAGTTTATTCTTCGGTCAGGATGGGTGGACTTCACCGGTGCTTATGAACTTCAACAGTATGACTCCCTGTTCTTTATATATAGTGGGGACTCCCACTTCAAAGTTCGAATCTTAAAACCAAGTGGTTGCGAGAAAGCGTCGTCATGTGTTACAATGAGCTGTGGTCCTAATGTCCAAGAAAGGGTCATTTGTCATGCTCTATCACTACCTAGCATAAAAAGATGTAGAAATGACAATTGGACGGACAATTCGAAAACTGCAAAGGTTACTCCAACGGACTCACCTTCACAGAAATCAAGTTCAGAAATGAACA CACAAGATGTCACATCTTCAAAATATATTCCGGAACCAAGAAGTTCAGGTGGCCTTCCAGGGTCCACTGAATCACGACACATCTTAGAAAAGGGCTGTATACTGACTAGCGCTCAGAAGGCAAGAGTCGACACATTTGTGAAGGAAAGTTGGACTGGAATCCAATTTTATGTCACAGTCATGAACGAGAAAAGTCTGTCTGATGGATGTCTG GTCATCTGCAAGGATTTTGCAGCCAAACATCTTCCGCACCAAGACCAGACGATCAAACTCTGTTATCCTCAGAACAGCAAAACATGGGATGCCAGTTTGAAGGTTATCACTGATGGAGCATGCACCCGTTCATGCATCCTTGCTGCTGGTTGGCTGGACTTTGTACGCGACAACAACTTGCGGGAAGGCGATATCTGCGCATTCGAAGTGTCAAAGGACCATGATAGAGTGATAATAACAGTCCACCTCTTAAAGAATGTCGTCGTAGCAGGACATACCAAATCAACCAGCCAGCAGCAGAAGAAATGGACTCACACAGGCTATGTGGTTACAAAATACACCAAACTGACTTGCAAGCAGAAGAGAAAAATCGAAGAGAGGATCCAGGCTATTAGACCTGAAACAAGAATATTTGTGTCCATCATCTATAGCAgccgtaaagctgctgccttgtga